The following coding sequences are from one Nicotiana tabacum cultivar K326 chromosome 1, ASM71507v2, whole genome shotgun sequence window:
- the LOC142164779 gene encoding uncharacterized protein LOC142164779, whose product MRVSLLTRNKLGFIDGTINRDTYGDKYANLWDRCNAIVKSWIMHNVSRDLLCGVLFRSNACAIWANLHERFDKVNASRMYYLHREIFTLTQEMTSVSVYYSKLKDL is encoded by the coding sequence ATGAGGGTTTCACTGTTGACTCGCAACAAGCTGGGATTTATTGATGGAACCATCAATCGCGACACTTATGGAGATAAGTATGCTAATCTCTGGGATCGATGTAATGCTATAGTGAAATCATGGATTATGCATAATGTTAGTCGTGATTTGTTGTGTGGTGTTCTGTTTCGCTCAAATGCATGTGCGATTTGGGCTAATCTGCATGAGCGTTTTGATAAGGTGAATGCTTCACGCATGTATTATCTTCACAGAGAAATCTTCACATTGACTCAAGAAATGACTAGTGTTTCTGTATATTACTCTAAACTGAAGGATCTCTAG